A genome region from Danio aesculapii chromosome 2, fDanAes4.1, whole genome shotgun sequence includes the following:
- the LOC130235315 gene encoding calcium-activated potassium channel subunit beta-2-like, translating into MFLVKGVRTTQATQQRVIYKRLWGHELKDKKRTETALKAGEDRAILLGLGMVFSSVMMYFVICITMVRAYADSLLIDETTCTVLNSSLTKEINCSYNCGSDCWRNSKYPCLQVYVSLNATGRIGLLSHNEEMLDVSSECFYVPKCQKDHTAVRVLIQNISDHLKMQQQVRCFHDPSEHQASILLKRLYGSASLLHSLFWPSCLLSGGTLIILMVKLTQYLSILCEQIDKAPK; encoded by the exons ATGTTCCTTGTGAAGGGGGTCAGAACAACACAAGCTACACAACAAAG GGTGATTTATAAGCGGTTGTGGGGACATGAGCTGAAGGACAAAAAAAGGACAGAGACGGCGCTGAAGGCTGGGGAGGACAGGGCCATTCTTCTGGGTTTGGGCATGGTGTTCAGCTCAGTCATGATGTACTTTGTGATTTGTATCACCATGGTGCGTGCTTATGCAGACAG TCTATTGATAGATGAGACCACCTGCACTGTGCTGAACTCCTCTCTGACCAAGGAAATCAACTGCTCCTACAACTGTGGCTCTGACTGCTGGCGAAACTCGAAATACCCCTGTCTGCAGGTCTACGTCAGCCTGAACGCCACCGGTCGCATCGGCCTGCTCTCTCACAATGAGGAAATGCTGGACGTCAGTTCTGAG TGTTTTTATGTGCCAAAATGCCAGAAGGACCACACTGCTGTGCGCGTTCTGATCCAGAATATTTCGGATCACCTGAAGATGCAGCAGCAGGTCAGGTGTTTCCACGACCCCAGCGAGCATCAGGCCAGTATCCTCCTTAAGCGGCTCTACGGCAGCGCTTCGCTTTTACACTCGCTCTTCTGGCCCTCCTGCTTGTTATCCGGAGGAACGCTCATCATCCTCATGGTCAAACTCACGCAATACCTCTCCATACTGTGTGAACAAATCGACAAAGCCCCGAAGTGA